A window of Cryptomeria japonica chromosome 3, Sugi_1.0, whole genome shotgun sequence contains these coding sequences:
- the LOC131045296 gene encoding polyadenylate-binding protein 8 yields the protein MAQIGAPVQQQVGAANASLYVGDLDLAVTEGQLFDIFNQIAPVVSIRVCRDQITRLSLGYAYVNYNHAQDAGRALEILNYTSVNGKPMRIMFSHRDPSIRKSSSANIFIKNLDKAIDNRGLYDTFSTFGTILSCKVATDNNAQSKGYGFVQYDQEEAAQSAIEKLNGMLLNGKQVYVGLFVRRQERERSMGTSKFSNVFVKNLSETTTDEDLQNVFSNFGTITSAVVMRDVDGKSKGFGFVNFENADDAANAVDNLNGKTFNDDREWYVGRAQKKAEREAELKTKFEQERKAKMEKFQGANLYLKNLDDSIDDEKLRELFSEFGTITSCKVMRDPQGQSRGSGFVAFSSPEEAMRAVAEMSGKMAGRKPLYVALAQRKLERRARLQAQFAQMRAPMGVTPAIPTSLSPYHPGAPRLAPQQLFYGQGPHGLIPPQPAGFGYQQQLLPGIRPGMAQMQNFMLPFQLQRQTQQGQRMGGRRGGAQQIQQQQQQQLLQRTANHGLRYMHNTRNGPDPSLMPQSLMGGMVPMPLDVSGIAVGNAEAARPQPLPITALASALASANPEQQRAMLGEQLFPLVDQLEHDHAGKVTGMLLEMDQTEVLHLIESPDALKAKVQEAMDVLRLAQVTAVANQADQLGSLSLNEPLVS from the exons ATGGCACAGATTGGAGCTCCTGTTCAGCAGCAGGTCGGGGCAGCCAATGCTTCTTTATACGTGGGAGATCTCGATCTTGCCGTCACCGAAGGACAGCTCTTTGATATTTTTAATCAGATTGCGCCTGTCGTGTCCATTAGGGTTTGCAGAGATCAGATCACACGTCTATCCCTTGGCTATGCCTATGTCAACTACAACCATGCCCAAGACG CTGGCCGTGCTTTAGAGATTTTGAATTACACTAGTGTTAATGGTAAGCCAATGAGAATAATGTTTTCCCATCGTGATCCAAGCATTCGTAAGAGTAGCTCTGCAAACATCTTCATCAAG AATCTTGACAAGGCTATAGATAATAGAGGATTGTATGATACATTCTCTACTTTTGGGACTATTCTTTCTTGCAAAGTGGCTACAGATAACAATGCCCAGTCCAAAGGTTATGGTTTTGTACAGTACGACCAAGAAGAGGCAGCACAGAGTGCCATTGAAAAATTGAATGGCATGTTGCTTAATGGCAAGCAGGTCTATGTTGGTCTGTTTGTGCGACGACAAGAAAGAGAGCGTTCAATGGGTACTTCCAAGTTTAGCAATGTTTTTGTGAAAAACTTATCTGAGACAACTACGGATGAAGACTTGCAAAATGTTTTTAGTAATTTTGGCACCATCACCAGTGCAGTTGTTATGAGGGATGTGGATGGAAAATCCAAAGGCTTTGGATTTGTTAATTTTGAAAATGCAGATGATGCAGCTAATGCAGTTGACAATTTAAATGGAAAAACTTTTAATGATGATAGGGAATGGTATGTTGGAAGGGCACAGAAAAAGGCTGAAAGGGAGGCGGAATTGAAAACCAAGTTTGAACAAGAAAGGAAGGCAAAAATGGAAAAATTTCAGGGTGCTAATCTGTATTTGAAGAATTTGGATGATTCAATAGATGATGAAAAGCTAAGAGAACTGTTTTCAGAATTTGGCACCATAACATCTTGCAAG GTTATGAGGGACCCTCAAGGTCAGAGCAGGGGATCTGGGTTTGTGGCTTTTTCTTCTCCAGAAGAAGCCATGCGTGCT GTTGCTGAGATGAGTGGAAAAATGGCTGGAAGAAAACCCCTTTATGTTGCCTTGGCTCAACGAAAACTAGAGAGGAGGGCAAGACTGCAG GCTCAGTTTGCTCAGATGAGAGCTCCAATGGGAGTTACTCCCGCAATACCAACCAGTTTATCACCATATCATCCTGGTGCTCCAAGGCTTGCCCCACAGCAACTGTTCTATGGTCAGGGTCCTCATGGCCTGATTCCTCCACAG CCTGCAGGTTTTGGTTATCAACAGCAGTTGCTACCTGGCATTCGTCCTGGAATGGCACAGATGCAAAATTTTATGCTTCCTTTTCAATTGCAGAGGCAGACCCAACAAGGACAAAGAATGGGCGGAAGAAGAGGTGGTGCACAGCAAATTCAGCAACAACAGCAGCAACAG CTGCTTCAGAGAACTGCAAATCATGGCCTCCGTTATATGCACAACACACGGAATGGACCAGATCCTTCCTTGATGCCCCAGAGTCTGATGGGTGGAATGGTGCCAATGCCACTTGATGTTTCTGGCATTGCAGTGGGTAATGCAGAGGCTGCTAGACCACAACCTTTGCCAATTACAGCACTTGCTTCTGCTTTAGCTTCTGCAAATCCAGAGCAACAGAGAGCG ATGCTTGGAGAACAGCTATTTCCTCTAGTGGATCAGCTGGAACATGATCATGCTGGTAAAGTTACGGGCATGCTCTTGGAGATGGATCAAACAGAAGTACTACATCTTATTGAATCTCCTGATGCGTTAAAAGCAAAAGTTCAAGAGGCAATGGATGTACTTCGTTTGGCTCAAGTTACAGCTGTTGCAAATCAGGCTGATCAACTTGGTTCACTCTCATTGAATGAGCCTCTTGTTTCATGA